In the Adlercreutzia equolifaciens DSM 19450 genome, one interval contains:
- a CDS encoding helix-turn-helix transcriptional regulator, protein MRINSMKVLGQAIRARRKELGYSQQEMAEYCGCGTRFISDLENGKETIQFGKALDVASMLGLDLSIDVRGAAR, encoded by the coding sequence ATGCGCATTAACTCGATGAAAGTCCTGGGGCAAGCCATTCGTGCGCGTCGCAAAGAGCTCGGCTATTCGCAGCAAGAGATGGCCGAGTATTGTGGGTGCGGCACGCGCTTCATTTCCGATTTGGAGAACGGCAAGGAGACCATTCAGTTTGGCAAGGCCCTCGACGTAGCTTCTATGCTCGGGCTCGACCTGAGCATAGACGTGAGAGGGGCCGCGCGGTGA
- the cysS gene encoding cysteine--tRNA ligase gives MIKLYDTRRRQKVDFEPVEPGKVSMYVCGPTVYNRIHIGNARTFISFDMIRRYLSWRGFDVTFVQNVTDVDDKIIRRAAEEGRTAAEVAEEYTRLFIEDMRAAGVQDPDIRPKATEEIDTMIALIERLIERGHAYVSEGDVYFDVRSYPGYGQLSGRDIDEAESGHRELRADGQGLEERKRDELDFALWKAAKPGEPAWASPWGEGRPGWHIECSAMSEKYLGLPFDIHGGGADLVFPHHENERAQSECACDSTFANYWMHSGMLQIANAETGETEKMSKSLNNFLLLHEVLEQVRPAALRMLMLQSHYRSPLVFGEQRVAEADAALTRIENAVRALDWLLETGAPRGEAALEPETAAEALAATLDAAALSDRVAVLRDGFTEAMDDDFNAPAALGEIFSFVSDVNALVADAKTLAAEEAAAVRAARDAIVELMDVLGIDVAAAEVGEAYPVEVVALAADLAGYDGNDPEIAVARLLEARATARKEKRWAVADGVRDGLAGLGFIIEDTPQGARVTYEG, from the coding sequence ATGATCAAGCTGTACGATACGCGCCGCCGCCAGAAGGTGGATTTCGAACCCGTCGAGCCCGGGAAGGTGTCCATGTACGTGTGCGGTCCCACGGTGTACAACCGCATCCACATCGGCAACGCGCGCACGTTCATCTCCTTCGATATGATTCGCCGTTACCTCAGCTGGCGCGGCTTCGATGTCACCTTTGTGCAGAACGTGACCGACGTGGACGACAAGATCATCCGCCGGGCCGCCGAGGAAGGGCGCACCGCTGCCGAAGTGGCCGAGGAGTACACGCGCCTGTTCATCGAGGACATGCGTGCAGCCGGCGTGCAGGATCCCGATATCCGCCCGAAGGCCACCGAAGAGATCGACACCATGATCGCCCTCATCGAGCGCCTCATCGAGCGCGGCCACGCCTACGTGTCGGAGGGCGACGTGTACTTCGACGTGCGTTCCTATCCGGGTTACGGCCAGCTGTCCGGACGCGATATCGACGAGGCGGAAAGCGGCCACCGCGAGCTTCGCGCCGACGGCCAGGGCCTGGAGGAGCGCAAGCGCGACGAGCTGGACTTCGCCCTGTGGAAGGCCGCCAAGCCCGGCGAGCCGGCGTGGGCGTCGCCCTGGGGCGAGGGCCGTCCGGGGTGGCACATCGAGTGCTCGGCCATGTCCGAGAAGTACCTGGGGCTGCCCTTCGACATTCACGGCGGCGGGGCCGACTTGGTGTTCCCGCACCACGAGAACGAGCGCGCCCAATCCGAGTGCGCCTGCGACAGCACGTTTGCCAACTACTGGATGCACTCCGGCATGCTGCAGATCGCCAATGCCGAGACGGGCGAGACCGAGAAGATGTCGAAGTCGCTGAACAACTTTTTGCTTCTGCACGAGGTACTCGAGCAGGTGCGGCCGGCCGCCCTGCGCATGCTCATGCTGCAGAGCCATTACCGCAGCCCGCTCGTATTCGGCGAGCAGCGCGTGGCAGAGGCCGACGCGGCCTTGACACGCATCGAGAACGCCGTGAGGGCCCTGGACTGGCTGCTGGAGACCGGCGCGCCCCGCGGCGAGGCGGCCCTCGAGCCGGAGACGGCGGCGGAGGCGCTCGCGGCCACGTTGGATGCCGCGGCCCTTTCCGATCGCGTGGCCGTTCTGCGCGACGGTTTCACCGAGGCCATGGACGACGACTTCAATGCGCCGGCGGCCCTGGGCGAGATCTTCTCCTTCGTGAGCGACGTGAACGCGCTCGTGGCCGATGCGAAGACCCTTGCGGCCGAAGAGGCCGCCGCCGTGCGCGCGGCGCGCGACGCCATTGTCGAGCTCATGGACGTGCTCGGCATCGACGTGGCGGCCGCCGAGGTAGGGGAGGCCTATCCGGTGGAAGTGGTTGCGCTGGCCGCCGATCTGGCCGGCTATGACGGCAACGATCCGGAGATCGCCGTGGCGCGCCTTCTGGAGGCTCGTGCGACGGCCCGCAAGGAGAAGAGGTGGGCCGTGGCCGACGGCGTCCGCGACGGCCTGGCCGGCTTGGGCTTCATCATCGAGGACACCCCGCAAGGCGCCCGCGTTACCTACGAGGGGTAG
- a CDS encoding FAD-binding protein: protein MQKSSSTISRRNFLGGAAAVSALAAMGLAGCAPKSVSETEAMAATGTEEANAQPAGDWLGSAPEIAEGDIAETRECDLLIVGAGNGGMAAAAYATDQDVNFIICEKGETVGATRHWFAALGTRPFKEQGIEVDRQRLLGEIIRYSQGNCDQRLIRMWMDESNDMFEFVNGIMEGAGAHVVADEFEMPDGMGGTPFYTPPFEHHYEDDNGGRDFDERNVLFEKHLHEAGKEVTFGHELAKLVREDGGRVTGAIFNTKDGYVQINAAKGVLLTTGGYAANPDMLTALSPITTASVTALGYNQNNTGGGIKAALWAGAVKDLTSATMIFDRGLVAPGTVAGYTEESIEAGMPQFPGNGQFGPGTQPFLKVNMNGERFANESADYDYLPHAAAQQPGGVYVSIWDSNFGDDVQRFHTLGCSAGTRNRVLGVKREDGSYDLDKFFEKEIEDGRLQKADTLDELADKLGFAGQAKENFLAECERYNELFDAQEDPDFGKEAYRLSELRTPPFYGATLGGTLLTTIDGIRINKDCQALDADGNPIEGLYAAGDCSGSVFSGCYPDQLHGFACGRTMTEAMHVVKQMA, encoded by the coding sequence ATGCAGAAAAGTTCATCGACCATCTCGCGACGCAACTTCCTTGGCGGCGCCGCTGCCGTCAGCGCCCTTGCGGCGATGGGACTCGCCGGCTGTGCGCCCAAAAGCGTCTCGGAGACCGAGGCAATGGCCGCCACCGGCACCGAGGAGGCGAACGCGCAGCCCGCAGGCGACTGGCTGGGAAGCGCTCCAGAAATCGCCGAGGGCGATATCGCAGAGACCCGCGAATGCGACCTGCTCATCGTGGGCGCGGGCAACGGCGGCATGGCCGCGGCCGCCTACGCCACCGACCAGGACGTCAACTTCATCATCTGCGAGAAGGGCGAGACCGTGGGCGCCACGCGCCACTGGTTCGCCGCTCTGGGCACCCGCCCCTTCAAGGAGCAGGGCATCGAAGTCGACCGCCAGCGCCTGCTTGGCGAAATCATCCGCTACTCCCAGGGCAACTGCGACCAGCGTCTCATCCGTATGTGGATGGACGAATCCAACGACATGTTCGAGTTCGTCAACGGCATCATGGAGGGCGCCGGGGCGCACGTCGTCGCAGACGAGTTCGAAATGCCCGACGGCATGGGCGGCACTCCCTTCTACACTCCCCCGTTCGAGCACCACTACGAAGATGACAACGGCGGCCGTGATTTCGACGAGAGAAACGTGCTGTTCGAAAAGCACCTTCATGAGGCCGGCAAGGAAGTGACGTTCGGCCACGAGCTTGCCAAGCTCGTTCGCGAGGACGGCGGCCGCGTGACTGGCGCCATCTTCAACACCAAAGACGGCTATGTGCAGATCAACGCCGCAAAGGGAGTGCTGCTCACCACGGGCGGATATGCCGCCAATCCCGACATGCTCACGGCGCTTTCCCCCATCACGACCGCCTCGGTGACCGCCCTCGGCTACAACCAGAACAACACCGGCGGCGGCATCAAGGCCGCCTTGTGGGCCGGCGCGGTCAAGGACCTCACCTCCGCCACCATGATCTTCGACCGCGGCCTGGTGGCTCCCGGCACCGTAGCCGGCTACACCGAGGAGTCCATCGAGGCGGGCATGCCCCAGTTTCCCGGCAACGGGCAATTCGGGCCGGGAACCCAGCCCTTCCTGAAAGTGAACATGAACGGCGAGCGCTTCGCCAATGAGTCTGCCGACTACGACTACCTGCCCCATGCAGCGGCTCAGCAGCCCGGAGGTGTGTACGTGTCGATTTGGGACAGCAACTTCGGCGATGACGTGCAGCGCTTCCACACCCTCGGATGCTCGGCTGGAACCCGCAACCGCGTTTTGGGCGTAAAGCGGGAGGACGGCTCCTACGACCTGGACAAGTTCTTCGAGAAGGAGATTGAGGACGGTCGTTTGCAGAAAGCCGACACTTTGGACGAGCTGGCCGACAAGCTCGGATTCGCCGGTCAGGCCAAGGAGAACTTCCTTGCCGAGTGCGAGCGCTACAACGAGCTGTTCGACGCTCAGGAGGATCCGGACTTCGGCAAGGAGGCCTATCGCCTCTCCGAGCTGCGCACGCCCCCGTTCTACGGCGCGACCCTGGGCGGCACGCTGCTGACCACCATCGACGGCATCCGCATCAACAAGGACTGCCAGGCGCTCGATGCCGACGGCAACCCCATCGAGGGTCTGTACGCGGCGGGCGACTGCTCCGGCTCGGTGTTCTCCGGCTGCTACCCCGACCAGCTCCACGGCTTCGCCTGCGGTCGCACCATGACCGAGGCCATGCATGTCGTGAAGCAGATGGCCTAA
- a CDS encoding helix-turn-helix transcriptional regulator yields the protein MSWSAKNAKSMLVVCVAAALFPFGAHFQMAGVYAAVADYGAGLREASTGLRVILFLLLVLVASWRPRILDQRTLGVASIGCALTSFVALELAIPSVNVGFSAVGLACSGVATVWAGAQLALAFIRLDSLREAVVAVSVGSLAGRAAAGVIPAFDPHVAVALCPIIQVVIIALLYKGNSGTLTAIAHQDAPVDVELANPASFLPPVSGLFLCALLFHIASGYGLALGEGIALEGPQVFPVFVLAGITVWLLFGRADEKADSLFSISFLLVTAGYLSAPFAVLVGANTAHALINAGTFCFDVLAWIAVIAIGRRNVLALLPTFGLLRCMMSLGTLLGATIGHMSSSLVGTSPMLMQAIAAGMLFLFVAVTWVWLRDFSFSQTIRGIELLPEGGRLQVAPSGDFADGAAGAVVCRGLAGNPEMPEGRDGVAADTRDESLSKDSVIPDERESRFDARCAELACAAGLTERESEILAFLARGRNGRYLMDHYVVSRNTVKSHIKHIYAKLGVHSQQELIDRVEHGE from the coding sequence ATGAGTTGGTCGGCGAAGAATGCGAAGTCCATGTTGGTGGTTTGCGTGGCAGCGGCGCTGTTTCCCTTTGGCGCCCACTTTCAAATGGCGGGGGTGTATGCCGCCGTGGCAGACTACGGAGCGGGATTGCGCGAGGCGAGCACGGGGCTTCGCGTCATACTGTTTCTCCTGCTGGTCCTCGTGGCCTCGTGGCGGCCTCGGATTCTCGATCAACGTACGCTGGGCGTGGCCTCCATCGGGTGTGCGCTGACGTCGTTCGTCGCGCTGGAATTGGCCATTCCTTCGGTCAACGTGGGCTTCAGCGCCGTGGGTCTGGCCTGCTCCGGCGTGGCGACCGTGTGGGCTGGTGCGCAGCTGGCTCTAGCATTTATCAGGCTCGACTCATTAAGAGAGGCCGTTGTGGCGGTGAGCGTCGGTTCCCTTGCGGGTCGGGCGGCGGCCGGCGTGATACCGGCTTTCGACCCCCACGTGGCTGTGGCACTCTGTCCGATTATCCAAGTTGTCATCATCGCTCTGCTGTACAAGGGCAATAGCGGCACGCTGACCGCCATTGCGCATCAGGATGCGCCGGTGGATGTGGAGCTGGCGAACCCCGCCTCATTTCTGCCTCCCGTCAGCGGCCTTTTCCTATGCGCGCTTCTGTTCCATATCGCCTCGGGTTACGGGCTTGCCCTTGGGGAAGGCATCGCCTTGGAAGGGCCGCAGGTGTTTCCCGTATTCGTCCTGGCGGGCATAACCGTATGGCTGCTCTTCGGCCGGGCCGACGAGAAGGCCGACTCTTTGTTCTCGATTTCTTTCTTGCTGGTCACGGCAGGTTACCTGAGTGCCCCTTTTGCGGTGTTGGTGGGCGCGAATACAGCCCACGCCCTCATCAACGCGGGTACGTTCTGCTTCGATGTGCTGGCATGGATCGCCGTGATTGCCATAGGCCGACGCAACGTGCTCGCGCTGCTGCCGACGTTCGGGCTTTTGCGCTGCATGATGAGCCTCGGCACCTTGCTTGGCGCTACGATCGGCCATATGTCGAGCAGTCTGGTGGGCACGAGTCCTATGCTGATGCAGGCGATTGCCGCAGGGATGCTGTTCTTGTTCGTTGCGGTTACCTGGGTATGGCTCAGGGACTTTAGTTTTTCCCAGACGATTCGGGGAATTGAGCTGCTGCCGGAAGGCGGAAGGCTTCAGGTGGCCCCCTCGGGCGATTTCGCTGATGGCGCGGCAGGGGCGGTTGTGTGCCGTGGCTTGGCGGGGAATCCCGAGATGCCTGAGGGACGTGACGGCGTTGCGGCGGATACTCGCGACGAGAGTCTCTCGAAGGATTCCGTTATCCCCGATGAGAGGGAGAGCCGTTTCGATGCCCGCTGCGCGGAGCTTGCCTGCGCGGCCGGTCTCACCGAGCGGGAAAGCGAGATCCTGGCTTTTTTGGCCCGCGGTCGCAACGGCCGTTACCTCATGGACCACTACGTAGTGTCCCGCAACACGGTGAAGAGCCACATCAAGCACATTTATGCCAAGCTTGGCGTTCATTCCCAGCAGGAACTCATCGACCGCGTGGAACATGGGGAGTAG
- a CDS encoding U32 family peptidase → MTNSSKITMELLAPAGGMEQLRAAVLFGADAVYLAADKFGMRARAANFRMEEIPAAVAFAHAHGVKVHVTCNILMHPDDIDGLPEYFRALDAAGVDALIIGDLGAFAVAGEVAPRIERHVSTQASVANAAAARVWHSLGAKRVVCAREMSLADIARLRQDAPPDLEIEAFVHGAMCMAVSGRCLISSYLTGRSGNKGHCTQPCRWSYQLGAAAPTEFAAEKRPTEFLLEEEKRPGEFFPIEQDDRGTFIMNAKDMNMLAHLRELADAGVDSIKIEGRNKKAFYVASVVGAYRRVLDGELPDGVADELLAVSHRPYGTGFYFEEAEQAPAYDGYEQETMHMADIVACEGGYLYLLCRNRFAEGDELETLAPYEPARTITVRDLHWLNTFGPDVHDEDAPTTVEEALARATAVDWEAAAAANRSCNLYRMRADAPVVPGAFLRKRTFRRSARHGS, encoded by the coding sequence ATGACTAATTCTTCGAAGATAACCATGGAGCTTCTCGCGCCGGCTGGCGGGATGGAGCAGCTGCGGGCCGCGGTGCTGTTCGGGGCCGATGCGGTGTACCTGGCGGCCGACAAGTTCGGCATGCGCGCCCGGGCGGCGAACTTCCGCATGGAAGAGATTCCCGCGGCAGTGGCCTTCGCCCATGCCCATGGCGTGAAGGTGCACGTCACCTGCAACATTCTCATGCACCCCGACGATATTGACGGGCTGCCGGAGTACTTTCGCGCGCTCGATGCGGCCGGGGTCGACGCTCTCATCATCGGCGACTTGGGCGCCTTCGCTGTGGCCGGCGAGGTTGCGCCGCGCATCGAGCGCCATGTGAGCACCCAGGCTTCCGTGGCCAATGCCGCGGCGGCGCGGGTGTGGCATTCCCTGGGCGCCAAGCGCGTGGTATGCGCTCGCGAGATGTCGCTTGCCGACATTGCCCGCCTGCGCCAGGACGCGCCACCTGATCTGGAGATCGAGGCCTTCGTTCACGGCGCCATGTGCATGGCCGTCTCGGGTCGCTGCCTTATCAGCAGCTACCTCACGGGCCGCTCCGGCAACAAGGGTCACTGCACCCAGCCCTGCCGCTGGAGCTACCAGCTGGGTGCTGCCGCGCCTACGGAGTTCGCAGCGGAAAAGCGCCCCACAGAATTCCTCCTAGAAGAGGAGAAGCGCCCCGGCGAGTTCTTCCCCATCGAACAGGACGATCGCGGCACCTTCATCATGAACGCCAAGGACATGAACATGCTCGCCCACCTGCGCGAGCTGGCCGATGCGGGCGTCGATTCCATCAAAATCGAGGGCCGCAACAAGAAGGCCTTCTACGTGGCGAGCGTCGTGGGTGCCTATCGCCGCGTGCTTGATGGCGAGTTGCCCGATGGGGTAGCCGACGAGCTTCTGGCCGTGTCGCACCGCCCCTATGGCACCGGCTTCTACTTCGAAGAAGCCGAGCAGGCCCCAGCCTACGACGGCTACGAGCAAGAGACCATGCACATGGCCGACATCGTCGCCTGCGAGGGCGGCTACCTGTACCTGTTGTGCCGCAACCGTTTCGCGGAAGGCGATGAGCTGGAAACCCTCGCGCCTTACGAGCCGGCCCGCACGATCACCGTGCGCGACCTGCACTGGCTCAACACCTTCGGGCCCGATGTTCACGATGAGGACGCTCCCACCACGGTGGAAGAGGCCCTGGCTCGTGCTACCGCCGTCGACTGGGAGGCTGCCGCGGCGGCCAACCGCTCCTGCAACCTGTACCGTATGCGCGCAGATGCCCCTGTGGTTCCGGGCGCGTTCCTGCGCAAGCGCACCTTCCGCCGCTCCGCCCGCCATGGCAGTTAG
- a CDS encoding helix-turn-helix domain-containing protein, whose translation MIIVGDVMNMRAFDSIWLAAPCEGAAAREVTGVGTLDHEPFTGGYEVFTQGEFVFTTLGFADVHPDLAEEALLALVEREVAAVAVKPVVLKELPPSVAAASAERGVPVFFYEGRYMERVIADLMNLLDDDAAEWERNHLIDLILAPSDEHAVRSTFFTIAGVTGATIQCMAIRAVTDDGASLRALQKVVEGVLAGYGERWDDVERTFVCRYRGMLLGFVSFKRPPLKAIAISDADLAKCIATAGPLVCGISQEVSLGEGDLAVRQAMAALRTAEREDAGIVRWTTLRFDAFRAAARSDRLYARAADLLRSLLFDYDAEHDADLGATAEAFAAAYGEVSRTAEALFQHPNTVRYRLKKIKEVLSVQDATDRELAALLALAYLT comes from the coding sequence ATGATCATCGTCGGCGATGTCATGAATATGAGGGCCTTCGACAGCATTTGGCTTGCGGCGCCCTGCGAGGGCGCGGCCGCGCGTGAGGTTACGGGCGTGGGCACGCTCGACCACGAGCCGTTCACGGGCGGCTACGAGGTGTTCACCCAGGGCGAATTCGTGTTCACCACGCTGGGTTTCGCCGACGTGCACCCCGATTTGGCCGAGGAGGCGCTGCTTGCCCTCGTCGAGCGCGAGGTGGCGGCGGTGGCCGTGAAGCCCGTGGTCTTAAAGGAACTGCCGCCGTCGGTGGCAGCGGCCTCGGCAGAGCGTGGCGTGCCCGTGTTCTTCTACGAGGGGCGCTACATGGAGCGGGTCATCGCTGACCTGATGAACCTGCTCGACGACGACGCCGCCGAATGGGAGCGCAATCACCTGATCGATCTTATCTTGGCGCCCTCCGACGAGCATGCCGTGCGCTCCACGTTCTTCACGATTGCAGGAGTGACCGGTGCCACGATCCAGTGCATGGCCATACGCGCCGTCACCGACGACGGTGCGTCGCTGCGCGCGTTGCAGAAGGTGGTGGAGGGCGTGCTTGCCGGTTATGGTGAGCGTTGGGACGATGTCGAGCGCACCTTCGTATGCCGCTACCGGGGGATGCTTCTGGGGTTCGTCTCCTTCAAGAGGCCCCCGCTCAAGGCTATTGCCATATCCGATGCCGACCTGGCAAAGTGCATCGCCACGGCGGGTCCTTTGGTGTGCGGCATCAGCCAGGAAGTGAGCCTGGGGGAGGGCGATCTGGCGGTGCGGCAGGCCATGGCGGCCCTGCGCACCGCCGAGCGGGAGGACGCCGGCATCGTGCGGTGGACGACCCTGCGCTTCGACGCCTTCCGCGCGGCGGCCCGAAGCGACCGCTTGTACGCGCGTGCTGCCGACCTTCTGCGCTCGCTTCTGTTCGATTACGATGCTGAGCACGATGCCGACTTGGGTGCGACGGCCGAGGCGTTCGCTGCCGCCTATGGCGAGGTGAGCCGCACGGCCGAGGCGCTGTTCCAGCACCCGAACACCGTGCGCTACCGCCTGAAGAAGATAAAGGAGGTCCTCTCCGTGCAGGACGCGACCGACCGCGAACTGGCGGCGTTGCTCGCGCTGGCGTACCTGACATAG
- a CDS encoding FKBP-type peptidyl-prolyl cis-trans isomerase produces MSNKGKKVKVHYTGTLDDGTKFDSSVDRGEPIEFVCMAGQMIPGFDAAVEDMAVGEKKTVHIPAAEAYGERDDAMVQKVPVDQIPNADQLPVGQTVYMMGPGGQPFPVFVQSIEDGIVTFDMNHELAGKDLNFDIELVEVED; encoded by the coding sequence ATGAGCAACAAAGGTAAGAAGGTCAAGGTTCACTACACCGGCACGCTGGACGACGGCACCAAGTTCGATTCGTCCGTGGACCGCGGCGAGCCCATCGAGTTTGTCTGCATGGCCGGCCAGATGATCCCCGGCTTCGACGCCGCCGTGGAGGACATGGCCGTGGGCGAGAAGAAGACCGTGCACATCCCCGCCGCCGAGGCCTATGGCGAGCGCGATGACGCCATGGTGCAGAAGGTGCCCGTGGATCAGATCCCCAACGCCGACCAGCTGCCCGTCGGCCAGACCGTCTACATGATGGGCCCGGGCGGCCAGCCCTTCCCCGTGTTCGTGCAGTCCATCGAAGACGGCATTGTCACCTTCGACATGAACCATGAGCTGGCGGGAAAAGACCTGAACTTCGACATCGAGCTCGTGGAGGTTGAGGACTAA
- the argC gene encoding N-acetyl-gamma-glutamyl-phosphate reductase, whose protein sequence is MGYRAGVVGAAGFAGIELVRLLSRHPEFDLAAATSDALAGTPIAKAYPAFTGVTDLAFSTHEDTDFSAFDVVFLAVPHKAAMGMAPDLMAAGVTVVDLSADFRLKDPAIYEKWYAPHTATDLLAQAAFGLPELTGDELAAAAERRAAGEAVLVGCAGCYPTATSLAAAPAIRAGLVDAVAPVVADAVSGVTGAGKKATERTHYCFANENLEAYGVGTHRHTPEIEQILGLEGRLVFTPHLAPLNRGLLSTVTLPLASGAAPTTEELVELYRDFYAASPLVSVMDAGVQPRTASVAGTCRAQVGVAVHPAGMIVATGAIDNLGKGAAGQGVQCANIVFGLPETCGLEEIANPV, encoded by the coding sequence ATGGGCTATCGAGCGGGAGTTGTGGGAGCGGCCGGTTTCGCCGGCATCGAGCTGGTGCGCCTGCTGTCGCGCCATCCTGAGTTCGATCTGGCGGCGGCAACCTCCGACGCGCTGGCGGGAACTCCTATCGCGAAGGCCTATCCCGCCTTCACCGGGGTAACCGATCTCGCGTTCTCCACCCACGAGGATACTGATTTCTCTGCCTTCGACGTGGTGTTTCTGGCGGTGCCCCACAAGGCGGCCATGGGCATGGCGCCCGACCTTATGGCCGCCGGCGTCACGGTCGTCGACCTGTCGGCCGATTTCCGCCTGAAGGATCCGGCCATTTACGAGAAGTGGTACGCGCCTCATACGGCCACCGATCTTCTGGCCCAAGCCGCCTTCGGACTGCCCGAGCTTACGGGCGATGAGTTGGCCGCCGCGGCCGAGCGCCGCGCTGCCGGCGAGGCCGTGCTCGTGGGCTGCGCCGGCTGCTATCCGACGGCCACCTCGCTCGCTGCGGCGCCCGCTATCCGCGCGGGGCTCGTGGACGCGGTGGCGCCGGTGGTGGCCGATGCCGTCTCGGGCGTGACCGGCGCGGGCAAGAAGGCCACGGAGCGCACCCATTACTGCTTCGCCAACGAGAACCTGGAGGCCTACGGCGTGGGCACCCATCGCCACACTCCCGAGATCGAGCAGATCTTAGGGCTGGAGGGCCGGCTCGTGTTCACGCCGCATCTCGCCCCGCTCAACCGCGGACTGCTGTCCACGGTGACGCTGCCGCTGGCTTCGGGGGCTGCCCCCACCACCGAGGAGCTCGTGGAGTTGTATCGCGACTTCTACGCGGCAAGCCCGCTCGTCTCCGTCATGGACGCCGGCGTGCAGCCCCGCACGGCGTCGGTGGCGGGAACCTGCCGCGCCCAAGTGGGCGTGGCGGTACACCCCGCCGGCATGATTGTGGCCACCGGCGCCATCGACAACCTGGGGAAGGGTGCGGCCGGCCAGGGCGTGCAGTGCGCCAACATCGTGTTCGGCCTGCCCGAGACCTGCGGTTTGGAAGAGATCGCCAACCCCGTGTAA
- the argJ gene encoding bifunctional glutamate N-acetyltransferase/amino-acid acetyltransferase ArgJ, giving the protein MTENDTFAFDPEGNAASALGFSAVGVHAGFRADPERLDMALVVADEPCAAAATFTTNVFCAAPVRVSREHLDEGGAGSPAYGCARAVVVNSGIANAATGEIGLENARKTAELVGEAVGCPADEVLVASTGVIGQHLRLEPFAEGVPAALAAMAKVADDLVGRTSQGLTAARAIMTTDTCPKHGSVSFSGDGIGYPGVTFTVGGMCKGAGMIMPNMATMIAVITTDAPLAAPDLSQALTAAVSKSFNKVTVDSDTSTNDTCFALASGAAAPDGPAFTPGTPAFDAFQRALDQLATTLARKMAADGEGATRLITVTVRGAATADDADAAARTVANSPLVKTAVYGHDANWGRVAAALGRSGARFNQEDVDIDILGLPVCRAGLVVDFDEEEALRRFEEPEVAIEVDLHAGEESATMWTCDFSHEYVTINGDYRS; this is encoded by the coding sequence ATGACCGAGAACGACACTTTCGCTTTCGATCCTGAGGGCAATGCGGCCAGCGCGCTCGGCTTTTCCGCCGTGGGCGTGCACGCGGGCTTTAGGGCCGACCCGGAGCGTCTCGACATGGCGCTCGTCGTTGCCGACGAGCCCTGTGCGGCGGCGGCCACCTTCACGACCAATGTGTTCTGCGCGGCGCCCGTGCGCGTGTCCCGCGAGCATTTGGACGAGGGGGGCGCCGGATCTCCCGCCTACGGGTGCGCCCGGGCCGTCGTCGTCAACTCTGGCATCGCGAACGCCGCCACGGGCGAGATCGGTTTGGAAAACGCCCGCAAGACCGCCGAGCTCGTCGGTGAGGCCGTGGGCTGCCCGGCCGACGAGGTGCTCGTGGCCTCTACGGGCGTCATCGGCCAGCACCTGCGTCTTGAGCCCTTCGCGGAGGGCGTGCCGGCGGCGCTTGCGGCCATGGCGAAAGTGGCCGACGATCTCGTCGGCCGCACATCCCAGGGCCTGACGGCGGCCCGCGCCATCATGACCACCGACACCTGCCCCAAGCACGGCTCGGTCAGCTTCTCCGGCGACGGCATCGGATACCCGGGCGTCACCTTCACGGTGGGCGGTATGTGCAAGGGCGCGGGCATGATCATGCCGAATATGGCCACCATGATCGCCGTCATCACCACCGACGCGCCTCTCGCCGCGCCCGATCTGTCGCAGGCCCTCACGGCGGCGGTGAGCAAGAGCTTCAACAAAGTCACGGTGGACTCCGACACCTCCACCAACGACACCTGCTTCGCCCTGGCATCCGGCGCTGCCGCGCCCGACGGCCCCGCTTTCACGCCCGGCACGCCGGCCTTCGACGCCTTCCAGCGCGCCCTCGACCAGCTTGCGACGACGCTCGCCCGCAAGATGGCCGCCGACGGCGAGGGGGCCACGCGCCTCATCACCGTCACCGTGCGTGGGGCCGCTACGGCTGACGACGCCGATGCGGCTGCTCGTACGGTGGCCAATTCGCCGCTCGTGAAGACCGCCGTCTACGGACACGATGCCAACTGGGGCCGTGTTGCCGCCGCCCTCGGACGGTCCGGTGCTCGTTTCAATCAGGAGGACGTGGATATCGATATACTGGGCCTGCCCGTGTGCCGTGCCGGTCTGGTGGTCGATTTCGACGAAGAAGAGGCCCTGCGTCGCTTCGAAGAACCCGAAGTGGCCATCGAGGTGGATCTGCACGCGGGGGAGGAGTCGGCCACGATGTGGACCTGCGACTTCTCGCACGAGTACGTGACGATCAATGGAGACTACCGCTCATGA